TCAAGCGACGAAAATCAAATAATTGCAGAAAGGAGTCGAGCTCTTACAAGATCTGCACAACCAAGAAGGTCAGCATCACCAATGCGGAGGGTTCAAATAGGGAGAACTGGATCACGCAGGGCTCCTGCACTAACCATTAAGAGCCTTGGTCATTATCCTGGCAGAGAGAGGGGCCCATTTAATAGAGATGCAGCTGCAAACAGTAGTGATGAAGAAGGATCTGAACAAATCACTAAGAAACCTGAGAATAATGTGCGAAGGATGACAGTTCAAGATGCCATAAATCTTTTTGAAAGCAAACAGAAGGATGAAAGTGCAGATGCTCAAAAAAGGAGCTCTTTATCAAATCTTTCTCTCTATACAAGTAAATCTGTGTTGAGAAGATGGAGTGCCGGTACAATGGAGTGTTCTGTTCCCTGTCAATCTGAAGTTGTTTCTGAAGACTCTGTTCAGCTTTCTTGCAATGATGTTGTGGATCGTGAGAATCCAAAGCATTCAGTGGAAGAAAACTTGGAGTCTGATTTTATCTCTGGATGTCAAAACCCTTCTGAGACAGCTAACACTGATGTAGAGTTCAAAAGATTGGAAAAAAGAGCACATGAACCAATAGGCACGGAAACAGAAACTAATGCAACTGAAGGACAGGAAACTAATGGAACATCAACAGCCTCAGCTGAATGGGGTCAACAAAAGGAAGTGGAGTTGAACCAGATGCTGACAAAAATGATGGAAAGTAAGCCTAAAAGAATCAGGAAGACTCAAAGTAGCAGAAACCAGCATATTCCTTCTGAGCATAGAGGTGGGTTTTATGACCACTACAAGGAAAAGAGAGACGAAAAAATTCGAGGGGAGAATGCTAGGAAGAAAGCAGAAAAAGAAGCACGATTTAGAGCAATGCAGCAAACTCTTGATGCGCGAAAGGCTGAAATGGCCTCCAGGAGTGTGAAGGATGTGAGCAAGAAACATCATTCACCGAAACCCCAACATTCACTCAAGAATCCATCTCAGCCTGCAAATCCTAGAACTGAGAACCCAAAAGCTTCCGTTACAAAGAAGGTTTCATCCAAAGCATCAACTTTACCTGCTACTCGCAAATCATGGCCATCAACACCTTCAACTAGAGTGGCAGGATCTTCACCATCTAAAATTTCTCCAGGGATCTCATCTGGTGGTACTACACCTACACTTCGGAAACCTCAGTCAACATCTCCACTTATTTCATCAAGGGCGAAAGTTCAGAGATCCCAGCCACGTCACAGAAATTTTGAGGGAAGCCAGAATGATACTGACAGAAGCTTGAAGGTtgtcaaagaaaagaagcagcAAACAgtaatgaaaaatgaaaaagcaacaaaaacaaaagttgCAGCAGCTATTGTAGATCGCTCTGGTAAGATTCCATCAAAGCCTAGTTTGTATAACAAAATGACCAAGAAAAGCAGTGTGGTGCCACTGGAATCAAAACCCTTTCTACGCAAAGGATCTGGAGTTGCTCCAGGTATGGGTCCCACTGCAAGCAAGAAGAAATGTTCTTCTCAGGTGGAGGAAACTTCCATTGACTGTGGGAACATGATAGAAACTCTAGAGGATGTGGCTGCCAATGCTTCTATTCTTGTCATCCAGCATGAAGACCGGGATATTGTATCAAATGATCATGCAAATACTGCCATGGAGCCAGAAGCACTGGTCAAGAGTCATGAGAATTGTGATGAGTCTGTAAAGATCAATGAGCTTGCCATTGATGGTGATGACAGTTTCAAAGATACAGCAGAGTCTTCAACAAAGATAGAGTCGCAAAAAGAATCAGTTATCTCCCCCATTGCATGGGAGGAAATAGATGAATGCCAGCATGTGCATAGTTCATATGGCAATGGCGCATCTCAGCTTGCCTCTCCAGTCCATGTCGAGCCTGTTGGATTGTCAAGTCCACGTGTTCGTCATTCTTTGTCACAGATGCTGCAAGAAGAAAGTAGTGAGCCTGATACATTTGAGTGGGGAAATGCTGAAAATCCCCCTGCCATGGCCTATCAAAAAGATGCTCCTAAAGGATTGAAGAGGCTCTTGAAATTTGCCCGGAAGAGCAAAGGGGATGCAAATGTAGCAGGTTGGTCCAGCCCATCTGTCTTTTCTGAAGGGGAGGATGATGCTGAGGAGTCTAAAGCTACAAGCAAAAGAAATACTGACAACCTACTGAGAAAGGCAGCACTTCATTCAAAGAATTATGGGCAGCAAACTACTTCAGTCTGTGCAGGccctgaaaaaaaaatagatacgCGACTTCTCTCCGGTACTTCCACATGctattctcatttttcttcATACTGATTTAGTTTTatgaatctaaataattataaggtAGGCATAATAACACTTTCATGCTTCTTGTTCTTTGCTTCTATATCTAATTTCTATGTGCTAATGTAGCAAATGAAAAGGGGTGCCTGTTATCACTTAGGCACAGTATCTTGCTGAATACATTCTGCATGTTCTAAATGCAGCTGAAAGTAACTTGAGCAAATTTGGAGTTCAGAATTCTGAGAAGTTGCAAAAAGGCAATGTTTCAACTGCAGCTTCTACAActaaaggttttttttttttgcttttctctttctttcttttctcaggACTATTCTTTTGGTTGAATTTTTCTATTCTCTttgttctaataattttaatttattttactttatatattcTTCTTTTGTACTTCAACCACATCCATTGAGTAGTGAATTTGGATAGACTAacatccttttattttctgtgtTTCAGCAACAAGGTCATTCTTCTCTCTTTCAGCATTCAGAGGCAGCAAACCAAATGAGACAAAGTTCCATTGATTGGTATTCATACAATCATTTGTTTTCCTCCGAGAGAAATGGAACAAGTTTCTGGATGTTATGTTGATGGGGCCTTGCGGTCGTCCAAATGTATACTATCCTCTGCTGAATTCATGGATCATTGCATTAAACATTGATAAATCAAGAAATGTGTTATCCATTTTTAATCACATGTACTGAGTTCATATCATCTCATAAGTCATAACATACGGTAATTTGACATCAAACATGCAGCTTTAGTTGTGTAGTtaatact
The nucleotide sequence above comes from Ricinus communis isolate WT05 ecotype wild-type chromosome 6, ASM1957865v1, whole genome shotgun sequence. Encoded proteins:
- the LOC8276641 gene encoding uncharacterized protein LOC8276641 isoform X1; this encodes MASCIHADAPLDYATIQVFPAQNRYEVSVCGADEVEKLTTGLLEQLLPHLPGVKNLNSKGSNTNLKLQVAGLDDTTWFTKSTLNRFLQIISSLDFMSSSKLIEGEMSQLEEARKFHLSIHAEGRKDHFESGETDGCNSIEKIPTLKPEEKIAPSDTSKDELLRAMDLRLTALRRELAAALSKAAGVTCSFKDTINLIRFCDHFGAADLKNSICKFLELSHKSETSVLINDDKHSFTGMSISNNANKTDGDAQISRSIRSETPVKYGVSPAMVAQVERQSSSESEESSNSSDENQIIAERSRALTRSAQPRRSASPMRRVQIGRTGSRRAPALTIKSLGHYPGRERGPFNRDAAANSSDEEGSEQITKKPENNVRRMTVQDAINLFESKQKDESADAQKRSSLSNLSLYTSKSVLRRWSAGTMECSVPCQSEVVSEDSVQLSCNDVVDRENPKHSVEENLESDFISGCQNPSETANTDVEFKRLEKRAHEPIGTETETNATEGQETNGTSTASAEWGQQKEVELNQMLTKMMESKPKRIRKTQSSRNQHIPSEHRGGFYDHYKEKRDEKIRGENARKKAEKEARFRAMQQTLDARKAEMASRSVKDVSKKHHSPKPQHSLKNPSQPANPRTENPKASVTKKVSSKASTLPATRKSWPSTPSTRVAGSSPSKISPGISSGGTTPTLRKPQSTSPLISSRAKVQRSQPRHRNFEGSQNDTDRSLKVVKEKKQQTVMKNEKATKTKVAAAIVDRSGKIPSKPSLYNKMTKKSSVVPLESKPFLRKGSGVAPGMGPTASKKKCSSQVEETSIDCGNMIETLEDVAANASILVIQHEDRDIVSNDHANTAMEPEALVKSHENCDESVKINELAIDGDDSFKDTAESSTKIESQKESVISPIAWEEIDECQHVHSSYGNGASQLASPVHVEPVGLSSPRVRHSLSQMLQEESSEPDTFEWGNAENPPAMAYQKDAPKGLKRLLKFARKSKGDANVAGWSSPSVFSEGEDDAEESKATSKRNTDNLLRKAALHSKNYGQQTTSVCAGPEKKIDTRLLSAESNLSKFGVQNSEKLQKGNVSTAASTTKATRSFFSLSAFRGSKPNETKFH
- the LOC8276641 gene encoding uncharacterized protein LOC8276641 isoform X2, yielding MASCIHADAPLDYATIQVFPAQNRYEVSVCGADEVEKLTTGLLEQLLPHLPGVKNLNSKGSNTNLKLQVAGLDDTTWFTKSTLNRFLQIISSLDFMSSSKLIEGEMSQLEEARKFHLSIHAEGRKDHFESGETDGCNSIEKIPTLKPEEKIAPSDTSKDELLRAMDLRLTALRRELAAALSKAAGVTCSFKDTINLIRFCDHFGAADLKNSICKFLELSHKSETSVLINDDKHSFTGMSISNNANKTDGDAQISRSIRSETPVKYGVSPAMVAQVERQSSSESEESSNSSDENQIIAERSRALTRSAQPRRSASPMRRVQIGRTGSRRAPALTIKSLGHYPGRERGPFNRDAAANSSDEEGSEQITKKPENNVRRMTVQDAINLFESKQKDESADAQKRSSLSNLSLYTSKSVLRRWSAGTMECSVPCQSEVVSEDSVQLSCNDVVDRENPKHSVEENLESDFISGCQNPSETANTDVEFKRLEKRAHEPIGTETETNATEGQETNGTSTASAEWGQQKEVELNQMLTKMMESKPKRIRKTQSSRNQHIPSEHRGGFYDHYKEKRDEKIRGENARKKAEKEARFRAMQQTLDARKAEMASRSVKDVSKKHHSPKPQHSLKNPSQPANPRTENPKASVTKKVSSKASTLPATRKSWPSTPSTRVAGSSPSKISPGISSGGTTPTLRKPQSTSPLISSRAKVQRSQPRHRNFEGSQNDTDRSLKVVKEKKQQTVMKNEKATKTKVAAAIVDRSGKIPSKPSLYNKMTKKSSVVPLESKPFLRKGSGVAPGMGPTASKKKCSSQVEETSIDCGNMIETLEDVAANASILVIQHEDRDIVSNDHANTAMEPEALVKSHENCDESVKINELAIDGDDSFKDTAESSTKIESQKESVISPIAWEEIDECQHVHSSYGNGASQLASPVHVEPVGLSSPRVRHSLSQMLQEESSEPDTFEWGNAENPPAMAYQKDAPKGLKRLLKFARKSKGDANVAGWSSPSVFSEGEDDAEESKATSKRNTDNLLRKAALHSKNYGQQTTSVCAGPEKKIDTRLLSANEKGCLLSLRHSILLNTFCMF